In one window of Candidatus Microthrix subdominans DNA:
- a CDS encoding carotenoid oxygenase family protein produces the protein MTQTAQPQTTEPDPPHGEADQGNDELSMSDGALADWSRCEVPHLLGQYRPVHDEIDADRLEVIGELPPALVGTYVRNGPNPLLAPSGAYHLFDGDAMLHGVRLDGSGAAYRNRWVRSKGMLAEAEAGRPLFSGLAGFELPPADVVANVGMMKNTANTHVISHAGRMLALMEASPPTEIDPDSFATLGEFSFGGALSGPMTAHPKVDPATGNLCFFGYSPVPPYLRYHVASPDGTLLSTTEIELPRPVMMHDFVITERHAVFFDLPAVFDLTALMEGRPFTRWEPELGARVGVMNLDGTGDVAWMEIDPCYVFHFLNASEGADGVIDVVGCRSSALPVSFGDQAPADVSPTLHRWRIDPAAGRVSDEQLDDRPGDFPRINDALTGRANRYGYVGLVRDVVGGDATFAGVAAWDLERSESTAWWCGPYEACGEAAFAPDPAGTSENDGWLTTFTTDLARDLSYLDIVDARDVAAGPVARVKLPRRVPFGFHGNWFAEG, from the coding sequence ATGACCCAGACGGCGCAACCCCAGACCACCGAGCCCGACCCACCCCACGGGGAGGCGGACCAGGGCAACGACGAGCTATCGATGAGCGATGGGGCGCTGGCGGACTGGAGCCGGTGCGAGGTGCCCCACCTGCTCGGCCAGTACCGACCGGTCCATGATGAGATCGACGCCGACCGCCTCGAGGTGATCGGCGAGTTGCCGCCCGCCCTGGTGGGCACCTACGTGCGCAACGGACCCAACCCCCTGCTCGCTCCCAGTGGTGCCTACCACCTCTTCGATGGCGACGCGATGCTGCACGGCGTTCGCCTCGACGGCTCCGGCGCCGCTTACCGCAACCGTTGGGTGCGCTCCAAGGGCATGCTCGCCGAAGCGGAGGCCGGCCGGCCGCTGTTCAGCGGGCTGGCGGGCTTCGAGCTGCCACCGGCCGACGTGGTCGCCAACGTGGGCATGATGAAGAACACCGCCAACACCCACGTGATCAGCCACGCCGGGCGGATGCTGGCCCTGATGGAGGCCTCGCCGCCCACCGAGATCGACCCCGACTCGTTCGCCACGCTCGGCGAGTTCAGCTTCGGCGGAGCGCTCAGCGGCCCGATGACCGCCCATCCCAAGGTGGACCCGGCGACCGGCAACCTCTGCTTCTTCGGCTACTCCCCCGTGCCGCCCTACCTGCGCTACCACGTCGCCTCACCCGACGGCACGCTGCTGAGCACCACCGAGATCGAGCTGCCCCGACCGGTGATGATGCACGACTTCGTCATCACCGAACGTCACGCCGTGTTCTTCGACCTTCCGGCGGTGTTCGACCTGACCGCCCTGATGGAGGGCCGACCCTTCACCCGCTGGGAACCGGAGCTCGGCGCCCGCGTCGGGGTGATGAACCTCGACGGCACCGGCGACGTCGCCTGGATGGAGATCGACCCCTGCTACGTCTTCCACTTCCTCAACGCCTCCGAGGGGGCCGACGGCGTGATCGACGTGGTCGGCTGTCGGTCCTCGGCGCTGCCGGTGAGCTTCGGAGATCAGGCCCCGGCCGACGTGTCCCCAACGCTGCATCGCTGGAGGATCGATCCGGCCGCCGGTCGGGTGAGCGACGAACAACTCGACGACCGCCCCGGCGACTTCCCCCGCATCAACGACGCGCTGACCGGGCGGGCCAACCGCTACGGCTACGTGGGCCTGGTGCGCGACGTGGTCGGGGGCGACGCCACGTTCGCCGGCGTCGCCGCCTGGGACCTCGAGCGCTCTGAGTCGACCGCCTGGTGGTGCGGCCCCTATGAGGCGTGCGGCGAGGCGGCGTTTGCCCCCGACCCCGCCGGGACGTCCGAGAACGACGGCTGGCTGACCACCTTCACCACCGACCTGGCCCGCGACCTCAGCTACCTGGACATCGTCGACGCACGCGACGTCGCCGCCGGACCGGTCGCCCGGGTGAAGCTGCCCCGCCGGGTGCCCTTCGGGTTCCACGGCAACTGGTTCGCCGAGGGCTGA
- a CDS encoding cation-transporting P-type ATPase, translating to MPLRRREAKGPQPDGGYADSADGGGPHVTGRREPTRRDGLTEAEVAAQRVRVGPNEMPPPERVPAWRKLVAQFVHFFALMLWAAGVLAILGGLPELGGAIFVVIVINGVFAFVQEHRADRAAERLRDLLPQSVTVIRNGVPTTILATEVVPDDLVVLAEGNRVSADLECVESHGLSVDVSTLTGESVPDSVAVGDTLYAGSFLVEGQGLAVVSATGSRTRLAQIAVLTESTDRPDTPLTRELHRLVRTVAAIAVGVGATFFGLTALLDTPASDGFIFAIGITVALVPEGLLPTVTLSLAIGAQQMADQHALVRRLESVETLGSTTFICTDKTGTITQNRMSVAQVWTSEGLVRIDGSGYEPAATVEADGPAARRVAADAAITALACSTGRAVENSGVWVAHGDPMEAAIDALTRRLGLDAGMPEAAITNKFPFDPHRRRASVVTDTEVLVKGAPDSVFERCDALDPSAPAALAAMAERGLRVLAVAAAGPRPERVPTTADEAEHGLKLLALLGFQDPPRPEARGAIDACRAAGIGVAMITGDDPRTARAIAEQVDLRTSDAPVLSGTDLPDDDQLLGALIDRDGVVIARVSPEQKLRIAKALRARGHVVAMTGDGVNDGPALREADIGVAMGLTGSDVAREAADLVLLDDNFATIVAAVRQGRATFENARRFLTYHLTDNVAELTPFAIWALSGGRFPLALGVLQVLALDIGTDTLSAAALGAEPATEGVMAQPPSSGRLLNRTTAIRAFTVAGPTEAVFEMGAFIVGLMAAGWRPGDPFPTGIQLAAASGAAFLTVVVAQSANAFACRSLTRPAWRLGWFTNRFLLAAVVVEVCLAGLFIAVPALANFVGQRLPPAATWPVILLSAPAVLVADAMWKRRAVRGPVREGSELPPEHEKQS from the coding sequence ATGCCTCTGCGTCGGCGTGAGGCCAAGGGTCCCCAACCAGACGGAGGCTACGCTGATTCGGCGGACGGTGGAGGACCGCACGTGACCGGGCGACGCGAGCCAACCAGACGTGACGGCCTGACCGAGGCGGAGGTCGCCGCGCAGCGGGTTCGGGTCGGGCCCAACGAGATGCCTCCTCCCGAGCGGGTTCCGGCGTGGCGCAAGCTCGTTGCCCAGTTCGTTCACTTCTTCGCCCTCATGCTGTGGGCTGCGGGCGTGTTGGCGATCCTGGGCGGACTGCCGGAGTTGGGCGGGGCGATCTTCGTGGTCATCGTGATCAACGGCGTCTTCGCATTCGTCCAGGAGCATCGGGCCGATCGAGCCGCCGAGCGTCTCCGGGACCTGCTGCCTCAGAGCGTCACGGTGATCCGTAACGGCGTCCCTACTACGATCCTCGCCACCGAGGTGGTGCCGGACGACCTGGTGGTGCTCGCCGAGGGTAACCGGGTCAGTGCGGATCTTGAGTGTGTCGAGAGCCACGGGCTTTCGGTGGACGTGTCGACGCTGACGGGCGAGAGCGTTCCGGACTCGGTGGCTGTGGGCGACACGCTGTACGCCGGTTCGTTCCTGGTCGAGGGTCAAGGCCTCGCAGTGGTCAGCGCCACGGGTTCCCGCACCCGTTTGGCCCAGATCGCTGTACTGACCGAGAGCACCGATCGCCCTGATACGCCGCTCACGCGGGAACTGCACCGGCTCGTTCGAACCGTTGCTGCGATTGCCGTTGGCGTCGGGGCGACGTTTTTCGGGCTGACAGCGCTCCTGGATACCCCCGCCTCCGATGGGTTCATCTTTGCGATCGGGATCACCGTGGCGCTGGTGCCCGAAGGGCTGCTGCCGACCGTCACGCTGTCGCTGGCCATCGGCGCCCAGCAAATGGCCGATCAACATGCGCTGGTCCGACGGTTGGAGTCGGTCGAGACGCTGGGGTCGACCACCTTCATCTGCACCGACAAGACCGGCACGATCACCCAGAACCGGATGAGCGTTGCTCAGGTCTGGACCAGCGAAGGCCTCGTCCGCATCGACGGCAGCGGCTACGAACCCGCTGCCACGGTTGAGGCCGACGGTCCCGCCGCCCGCCGCGTGGCCGCCGACGCGGCGATCACAGCGCTCGCCTGTTCCACCGGTCGGGCAGTCGAGAACAGCGGGGTCTGGGTCGCTCACGGCGATCCGATGGAGGCCGCCATCGATGCGCTCACCCGCCGCCTTGGCCTCGATGCGGGCATGCCCGAGGCAGCGATCACGAACAAGTTTCCCTTCGATCCGCACCGTCGGCGGGCCTCGGTCGTCACGGACACCGAGGTCTTGGTCAAGGGGGCCCCCGACTCCGTCTTCGAACGCTGCGACGCCCTCGATCCATCGGCCCCGGCGGCCTTGGCGGCGATGGCCGAGCGTGGCCTGCGGGTGCTGGCCGTCGCAGCAGCGGGTCCACGGCCGGAGCGGGTGCCGACCACTGCCGATGAAGCCGAGCACGGTCTCAAGTTGCTCGCGCTGCTGGGATTCCAGGACCCACCCCGCCCGGAGGCTCGCGGGGCCATCGATGCGTGCCGTGCGGCGGGAATCGGTGTTGCGATGATCACCGGTGACGACCCGCGTACCGCTCGGGCGATCGCTGAGCAGGTTGACCTGCGAACCAGCGACGCACCCGTGCTGTCGGGGACCGACCTTCCCGACGATGATCAGCTGCTCGGCGCACTCATCGATCGGGACGGCGTGGTCATCGCACGCGTCAGCCCTGAGCAGAAGCTGCGCATCGCCAAGGCACTTCGTGCCCGGGGGCACGTCGTGGCCATGACCGGCGACGGTGTCAACGACGGGCCCGCCCTGCGCGAGGCGGACATCGGCGTGGCCATGGGCCTCACCGGCAGCGACGTGGCGCGGGAGGCCGCCGATCTTGTGCTGCTCGACGACAACTTCGCCACCATCGTCGCCGCAGTCAGACAGGGCCGGGCGACCTTCGAGAACGCTCGTCGGTTTCTTACCTACCACCTCACCGACAACGTCGCCGAGCTGACGCCCTTCGCCATCTGGGCGCTCTCCGGCGGCCGGTTTCCGTTGGCGCTCGGGGTCCTGCAGGTGCTGGCACTCGACATTGGCACCGACACCCTGTCGGCCGCCGCCCTCGGCGCCGAGCCGGCGACCGAGGGCGTCATGGCCCAGCCACCAAGTTCGGGGCGATTACTCAACCGAACGACGGCAATCCGAGCCTTCACAGTGGCCGGGCCCACGGAGGCCGTCTTCGAGATGGGCGCATTCATCGTCGGGCTCATGGCCGCCGGCTGGCGCCCGGGCGACCCCTTCCCGACCGGGATTCAACTGGCAGCGGCATCCGGAGCGGCGTTTCTCACCGTCGTCGTCGCCCAGAGCGCCAATGCCTTTGCCTGTCGCAGCCTCACGCGCCCGGCATGGAGGCTCGGATGGTTCACCAATCGGTTCCTCCTCGCCGCCGTCGTCGTCGAGGTCTGCTTAGCGGGGCTGTTCATCGCTGTGCCCGCACTCGCCAACTTCGTTGGGCAACGCCTCCCACCCGCCGCCACCTGGCCCGTCATCCTGCTGTCCGCACCGGCGGTTCTCGTCGCCGACGCCATGTGGAAGCGTCGCGCCGTCCGTGGGCCAGTGCGAGAAGGAAGCGAGCTACCACCCGAGCACGAGAAGCAGAGCTGA
- a CDS encoding SH3 domain-containing protein codes for MRAPTPAAGIEVFGRRATVAAVGLIVVLAGCSGAPESSASPKPSMREVSPTTTVPSRGSPSSSSSSTTAPQPVTGVSTDGLRAPAATLPQMSGDSAVPFDTDRMVSITEPAVATVVARRCDGGIEASTAFAVDEHHLVTVASAVAEDGSDPASGVDPAPWLHLGSGDWVRGKVVGTSTSPGVAVIEVDAALDRSLSWDEARPTADAWGAVVGSPATSDGGSDLLAAQVIGPVDAGWVPMSKVKAAAAGRSGPGHMGAPFVDGRGRVAGMVILTDGQGDTMAIQEAALVRDLAAKMIDRPERPTTTCDANAGSRMKLAWALLLERNGSDTDATQLGGRAGLTKFGRVGVVDPSHPSFVADRASGAVVLGPFASRKKAKAARKPVGAILSKLDLVADAEVMLVPRDTFPAEAPTAPTTIPIAPPSTRPVTTEKKSTGTDERANGDCSGPRSTRVISGAPSGYSYKLRSGPSSGASVVAMGANGRQVSVVQGSASNGFVKIALPDGRCVWGASANLG; via the coding sequence ATGCGCGCTCCAACTCCCGCCGCCGGGATCGAAGTGTTCGGCCGCCGGGCGACGGTCGCGGCCGTCGGGCTGATCGTCGTGCTGGCCGGGTGCAGCGGCGCTCCCGAATCCTCCGCGAGCCCCAAGCCGTCCATGCGCGAGGTGTCGCCGACCACCACGGTGCCGTCGAGGGGCTCGCCATCCTCGTCATCCTCGTCAACGACCGCCCCGCAGCCGGTGACCGGCGTGTCCACCGACGGCCTGAGGGCCCCCGCTGCCACCTTGCCGCAGATGAGCGGCGACTCGGCGGTTCCCTTCGATACCGATCGGATGGTCTCGATCACCGAACCGGCCGTGGCCACCGTCGTCGCCCGCCGCTGTGACGGCGGTATCGAAGCGTCGACAGCGTTCGCCGTCGACGAGCATCATCTCGTCACCGTGGCCTCTGCGGTGGCCGAGGACGGTAGTGACCCGGCCAGCGGGGTCGACCCCGCGCCGTGGCTGCACCTGGGAAGTGGCGATTGGGTGCGGGGCAAGGTGGTCGGCACCTCAACGTCGCCCGGCGTGGCCGTCATCGAGGTCGACGCAGCGCTCGACCGGTCGCTGAGTTGGGACGAGGCGCGCCCGACCGCCGATGCCTGGGGTGCCGTCGTCGGCTCTCCGGCTACCTCCGACGGTGGATCCGACCTGTTGGCCGCGCAGGTCATCGGGCCGGTCGATGCAGGCTGGGTGCCGATGTCGAAGGTGAAGGCGGCGGCGGCGGGCCGGTCGGGACCCGGTCACATGGGTGCGCCCTTCGTTGACGGCCGGGGCCGGGTGGCGGGCATGGTGATCCTCACCGACGGTCAGGGCGACACGATGGCCATCCAGGAGGCGGCGCTGGTGCGCGACCTCGCCGCAAAGATGATCGATCGGCCAGAGCGGCCCACGACGACCTGCGACGCCAACGCCGGCAGCCGCATGAAGCTGGCTTGGGCGTTGCTGCTCGAGCGCAACGGCAGCGACACCGACGCCACCCAGTTGGGGGGTCGAGCGGGGTTGACCAAGTTTGGGCGGGTGGGCGTCGTCGACCCGTCCCATCCGTCCTTCGTCGCCGACCGGGCTTCGGGTGCGGTGGTGCTCGGTCCCTTCGCCAGCCGTAAGAAGGCCAAGGCCGCCCGCAAGCCGGTCGGCGCGATCCTCTCCAAGTTGGATCTCGTCGCCGATGCCGAGGTGATGCTGGTCCCCAGGGACACCTTCCCCGCCGAGGCACCGACGGCGCCGACCACCATTCCGATTGCCCCGCCGTCCACGCGACCTGTCACGACCGAGAAGAAGTCGACGGGCACCGACGAGCGCGCCAACGGCGACTGCTCGGGGCCCCGTTCGACACGGGTGATCTCGGGGGCGCCCTCCGGCTACAGCTACAAGCTGCGCTCGGGTCCCTCGAGCGGTGCGTCAGTGGTGGCGATGGGAGCCAACGGCCGACAGGTGTCGGTGGTCCAGGGTTCGGCGAGCAACGGGTTCGTCAAGATCGCTCTTCCCGACGGCCGCTGTGTCTGGGGGGCGAGCGCCAACCTCGGCTGA
- a CDS encoding LLM class F420-dependent oxidoreductase: protein MTRLGMTVPFDNVPLGEQRDRFVELEDAGYTDLWSAEAMGADAFTPLALASVWTPSMRLGTAIVPAFTRGPALLAQSVGALAQAAPGRFTLGLGTSSDVIVERWNGIDFDRPYYQVRDMVRFLRASLTGDKVSAEVNGTSIKGFRLGVVPSEPVPIHIAALREGMLALAGREADGVILNWLAASDVPTVTKIVHDAAEGAGRPDPQNVEVVARLFVAVTEDRDTVMALGRHAIAAYLNVPVYRAFHEWLGRGEQLGEMWRLWGEGDRKAALEAIPDSVVDELIIWGSAGTCREHLDAYVDAGVTTPVVALLPFGYDERAAARALAAAG from the coding sequence ATGACTCGCCTGGGGATGACCGTTCCGTTCGACAACGTACCGCTGGGGGAACAGCGGGACCGGTTCGTCGAGCTGGAGGATGCCGGATACACCGACCTGTGGTCGGCCGAAGCGATGGGCGCAGACGCCTTCACGCCGCTGGCACTCGCCTCGGTGTGGACGCCGTCGATGCGCCTCGGCACCGCCATCGTCCCCGCCTTCACCCGGGGCCCGGCGCTGCTGGCCCAGTCGGTTGGCGCCCTCGCTCAGGCGGCACCCGGCCGCTTCACCCTCGGCCTGGGCACGTCGTCGGACGTCATCGTCGAGCGCTGGAACGGCATCGACTTCGATCGGCCGTACTACCAGGTGCGCGACATGGTGCGCTTCCTGCGGGCGTCGCTGACCGGCGACAAGGTGAGCGCCGAGGTTAACGGCACCAGCATCAAGGGGTTCCGCCTGGGCGTGGTGCCCAGCGAGCCGGTGCCGATCCACATCGCCGCGCTGCGGGAGGGCATGTTGGCTTTGGCCGGGCGCGAGGCCGACGGCGTGATCCTCAACTGGCTGGCCGCGAGCGATGTGCCGACGGTGACCAAGATCGTCCACGATGCCGCCGAGGGTGCCGGGCGGCCGGACCCCCAAAATGTGGAGGTGGTCGCCCGCCTGTTCGTGGCGGTCACCGAGGACCGGGACACGGTGATGGCGCTCGGGCGTCATGCGATCGCCGCCTACCTCAACGTGCCGGTGTATCGGGCATTTCACGAGTGGCTGGGTCGTGGCGAGCAGCTCGGTGAGATGTGGCGGCTGTGGGGCGAGGGCGATCGCAAGGCCGCCCTGGAGGCCATCCCCGATTCGGTGGTCGACGAGCTGATCATCTGGGGCTCGGCGGGCACGTGCCGGGAGCATCTCGACGCCTACGTCGATGCCGGCGTGACCACTCCGGTGGTGGCGCTGTTGCCCTTCGGCTATGACGAGCGGGCTGCAGCCCGGGCGTTGGCCGCCGCCGGCTGA